AAAAATAAACGACCAGTACTTTGCTGTCGGTATTGTTTTTGTTTAAAATATCGTTTGCTTGCGTTTCAGCATCAGTGATTGCAGTTACTTCACTGATTCCCAATCCTAAAACGATCAGGATTATTGTAAATAAGATGATTTTCTGATTCATGTTATCACTTGATAATATGTTGATACTTACAACATTTATATGTTCTGTTTAGTTAGGAAATCAGAAATACTATTTCCGATTTGTTGAATCAAATGGAAAACAATTGGATGAAGTTTCTAGGATTTTTGAAGAGAACATTAAACCTTCTGTAGACACTATCTTCGAATTAAGTGAGGTTAACAAGGCTTTGGAGAAGGTTGATAAAGGTGGCTCTAAAGGTAAAACTTTAATTAAAATCGGAGAATAATTATTTTCTATGATTTTCATAGGATGTCAAATATTCATCCAACAAATCATACAATTCCTTTTTGGTATTCATTTTAAAAATGCGAGGCTTGATTTCATAGCTTCCCGGAAGGTTTTTCAAATAGTATGCTGCATGGCTTCTCATTTCGGGAATCGCTATTTCTTCGCCTTTTAAATCAACCAGCAAATCAGCATGCTTTTTTGCCATGGCTATTTTTTCATGAGCACTGACTCTTTCAGGTTCAATTCCGTTATCGATATAGTCAATGCATTGCTTTACAATCCAGGGATTTCCTCTGATTGCCCTTCCAATCATTATTGCATCACAGCCGGTTTCATCAAGCATCCTTTTGGCATCGTAGCATGTCCAGATGTCACCATTTCCAATAACGGGTATTGAAAGTTCATCCTTAATCTGTTTAATTAATGACCAGTCTGCAGGAATGTCATATCTGTCTTCTTTGGTTCTTGGATGTACTGTAATGGCTGATGCTCCGGCATCTTCAACAATTTTTGCTATTTCAAGTGCATTGATGCTGTTTTTATCCCATCCGCTTCTGATTTTAACGGTAACTGGTATGGGCACTGAATCAACAACAGTTTCAATTATCTCTTGAGCTTTTTCGGGATCTTTTAAAAGCGCGCTTCCTGCTCCGCTTTTAATGGCAACTTTTCTGACAGGGCATCCCATATTGAT
This is a stretch of genomic DNA from Methanobrevibacter sp.. It encodes these proteins:
- the dusB gene encoding tRNA dihydrouridine synthase DusB, with translation MKWKIGNVKIDNQVVLAPMAGICDSAFRRIVKSMGCGLIETEMVSDKAIMYHDRKTKEMLYMTEEERPISQQIFGSEAKSFKIASQFVYEYMNPDIIDINMGCPVRKVAIKSGAGSALLKDPEKAQEIIETVVDSVPIPVTVKIRSGWDKNSINALEIAKIVEDAGASAITVHPRTKEDRYDIPADWSLIKQIKDELSIPVIGNGDIWTCYDAKRMLDETGCDAIMIGRAIRGNPWIVKQCIDYIDNGIEPERVSAHEKIAMAKKHADLLVDLKGEEIAIPEMRSHAAYYLKNLPGSYEIKPRIFKMNTKKELYDLLDEYLTSYENHRK